In Oryza brachyantha chromosome 2, ObraRS2, whole genome shotgun sequence, a single window of DNA contains:
- the LOC121053468 gene encoding seed biotin-containing protein SBP65-like: MASQQQQQQPRKGVGKQEEGRGCGERRAAGLEEIGKYRAQAQQNSADAIRAAEERYAKANQDRAGAVTVVSCVEGKKKQPPPPHGKKHEEEEGHGGGRGTGQEEVTGKHRDEGRQQSESKNSSAAREKSAGAAHGAKGAAAHAPAGSYQEAKASATRHQGGEGDHGQAASHEETGRQRGGDHDEMPGEGKQAGAAAADYAKHAAAKAKDVTLSTGGTAAEYAKTAAGKTKDVTLSSGQTAGEYAKQAAVKGKDVTVSTGATAADYAKQAAAKAKDVAHSTGETAAECAKTAAGKTKDVTLSSGQTAGEYAKQAAVKGKDVTVSTGGTAAEYTKTATEKAKDVALSTGETAAEYAKTAAEKAKDTAVAAGKTTAGYTQQAAVKAKDVTLSTGATVAQKAKEVTADTAHKVAEYAREKAEQGKAAATVAEEKAKEATARAADSAEEPGSNTAEKTKRSGAETADKAKRSGEETADKARDMAAQTKDTAKDTTGGMAHKVGAMAAQTKDTVKDAAGAMAQKTKDTIGQAGHKAGEAKNRASDAAGGRGGVTAKAKETAAGAGAGEGGGTTMVGDVLEAVGATVYGIAQHTKGIVAGEEELVPVAKEDKGKLE; this comes from the exons ATGGcgtcgcagcagcagcagcagcagccgagGAAGGGGGTGGGGAAGCAGGAGGAAGGGCGGGGCTGCGgagagcggcgggcggcggggctgGAGGAGATCGGCAAGTACCGCGCCCAGGCGCAGCAGAACTCGGCGGACGCcatccgcgccgccgaggagcGCTACGCCAAGGCTAACCAGGATCGCGCCGGCGCGGTCACCGTTGTGTCGTGCGTCGAGGGCAAGAAGAagcagccgcctccgccgcacgGGAAGAagcacgaggaggaggagggccacggcggcggccgtgggaCCGGCCAGGAGGAGGTGACCGGCAAGCACCGCGACGAGGGGCGGCAGCAGAGCGAGTCAAAGAACAGCAGCGCTGCCCGGGAGAAGAGTGCCGGCGCTGCGCACGGCGCCAAGGGAGCGGCTGCCCACGCGCCGGCGGGCTCGTATCAAGAAGCgaaggcgtcggcgacgaggcaTCAGGGGGGCGAAGGCGACCACGGACAAGCGGCGAGTCATGAGGAGACCGGCAGGCAACGTGGAGGAGATCATGACGAGATGCCCGGCGAGGGCAAGcaggccggcgcggccgcggcggactACGCCAAACATGccgcggcgaaggcgaaggaCGTCACGCTCAGCACcggcgggacggcggcggagtaCGCCAAGACGGCCGCGGGGAAGACCAAGGACGTCACGCTGAGCTCCGGCCAGACGGCCGGCGAGTACGCGAAGCAGGCGGCGGTGAAGGGCAAGGACGTCACGGTCAGCACCGGCGCGACCGCCGCGGACTACGCCAAACAGGccgcggcgaaggcgaaggaCGTCGCGCACAGCAccggcgagacggcggcggagtgCGCCAAGACGGCCGCGGGGAAGACCAAGGACGTCACGCTGAGCTCCGGCCAGACGGCCGGCGAGTACGCGAAGCAGGCGGCGGTGAAGGGCAAGGACGTCACGGTCAGCACCGGCGGGACGGCAGCCGAGTACACCAAGACAGCCACCGAGAAGGCGAAGGACGTCGCGCTGAGCAccggcgagacggcggcggagtaCGCCAAGACGGCCGCGGAGAAGGCCAAGGACAccgcggtggccgccggcaAGACTACGGCCGGGTACACGCAGCAGGCGGCCGTGAAGGCCAAGGACGTGACGCTCTCCACCGGCGCGACCGTGGCGCAGAAGGCGAAGGAGGTGACCGCCGACACGGCGCACAAGGTGGCGGAGTACGCGAGGGAGAAGGCGGAGCAAGGGAAAGCCGCGGCCACCGTGGCTGAGGAGAAGGCCAAGGAGGCGACCGCACGCGCCGCCGACAGCGCGGAGGAGCCGGGCTCCAACACGGCAGAGAAGACGAAGCGGTCCGGCGCGGAGACGGCGGACAAGGCGAAGCGCTCAGGCGAAGAGACGGCGGACAAGGCCCGCGACATGGCAGCACAAACCAAGGACACGGCCAAGGACACCACCGGAGGCATGGCGCACAAGGTCGGGGCCATGGCGGCGCAGACCAAGGACACCGTGAAAGACGCAGCGGGAGCCATGGCGCAGAAGACGAAGGACACGATCGGCCAGGCAGGGCACAAAGCAGGGGAAGCAAAGAACAGAGCATcagacgccgccggcggccgcggcggcgtgacggcgaaggcgaag GagacggccgccggcgccggcgccggcgaaggcggcggcacgACGATGGTGGGCGACGTCCTGGAGGCGGTGGGCGCGACGGTGTACGGGATAGCCCAGCACACGAAGgggatcgtcgccggcgaggaggagctcgtcCCCGTCGCCAAGGAAGACAAGGGCAAGCTCGAGTGA
- the LOC102710943 gene encoding GDSL esterase/lipase At5g45910-like, whose protein sequence is MGGVLRGAMLLVLAAAVLLAAGAAVEGKVVGKAKGKYRALFNFGDSLADSGNLLANGVDFRLATAQLPYGQTFPGHPTGRCSDGRLVVDHLAEEFGLPLLPPSKLKNSSFAHGANFAITGATALDTPYFEAKGLGAVVWNSGALLTQIQWFRDLKPFFCNSTKAECDEFYANSLFVVGEFGGNDYNAPLFAGKGLEEAYKFMPDVIQAISDGIEQLIAEGARELIVPGVMPTGCFPVYLNMLDEPADGYGSKSGCVRRYNTFSWVHNVHLKRALEKLRPKYPNVRIIYGDYYTPVIQFMLQPEKFGFYKQLPRACCGAPGSVAKAAYNFNVTAKCGEPGATACDDPTTHWSWDGIHLTEAAYGHIARGWVYGPFADQPIFQSS, encoded by the exons atgggggGAGTTTTACGGGGGGCGATGCTGCTGGTTCTTGCGGCGGCGGTTCTCCTTGCtgccggggcggcggtggaggggaaGGTGGTGGGGAAGGCCAAGGGGAAGTACAGGGCGCTCTTCAACTTCGGGGACTCGCTGGCCGACTCCGGGAACCTGCTCGCCAACGGCGTCGACTtccgcctcgccaccgcgcaGCTCCCCTACGGCCAGACCTTCCCGGGCCACCCCACCGGGAGGTGCTCCGacggccgcctcgtcgtcgaccaCCTCG CGGAAGAATTCGgcctgccgctgctgccgccgtccaAGCTCAAGAACTCCAGCTTCGCCCACGGCGCCAACTTCGCCATCAccggcgccaccgcgctcGACACGCCCTACTTCGAGGCCAAGGGgctcggcgccgtcgtctGGAACTCCGGCGCGCTCCTCACCCAAATCCAGTGGTTCCGTGATCTCAAGCCCTTCTTCTGCAACTCCACCAAGG CTGAATGCGACGAATTCTATGCGAATTCGCTGTTTGTCGTAGGTGAGTTTGGTGGCAACGATTACAATGCGCCCCTCTTTGCTGGGAAGGGCCTTGAGGAGGCCTACAAGTTCATGCCGGATGTCATCCAGGCTATCTCTGATGGCATTGAG CAATTGATTGCTGAGGGGGCAAGGGAGCTGATTGTACCAGGTGTGATGCCCACTGGGTGCTTTCCTGTGTACTTGAACATGCTCGATGAGCCGGCCGATGGGTATGGCTCCAAAAGCGGTTGTGTTCGTCGGTATAATACATTCTCATGGGTGCACAATGTACATCTCAAGCGGGCGCTTGAGAAGCTCCGTCCCAAGTACCCCAATGTGAGGATCATATATGGCGATTACTACACGCCTGTTATCCAGTTCATGCTCCAGCCTGAGAAGTTTG GATTTTACAAGCAGCTCCCTAGGGCGTGCTGTGGGGCTCCTGGGTCTGTTGCGAAAGCTGCTTACAACTTCAATGTCACAGCCAAATGTGGTGAGCCTGGTGCAACTGCCTGTGATGATCCAACAACCCACTGGAGCTGGGATGGCATTCACTTGACAGAGGCGGCTTACGGTCACATTGCCAGAGGTTGGGTGTATGGCCCTTTCGCCGACCAACCGATCTTCCAATCTTCATGA
- the LOC102711770 gene encoding probable inactive dual specificity protein phosphatase-like At4g18593 gives METIQELESRIQQKSEPEVDEMPGSMDDQKAEEISQDTVMESDTKPAMQTELETSPGANPNPAETNHDTNEVTYGDPGTTTDPGATYRCKRCRTLVATEGYVVTHKVGCGQKSFAMRRKYDPDEEEPECTCLFVQPLKWMQPFVEGYVSGKIACRKCNTRLGEFHWAGMQCSCGAWVNPAFKLVNSRIDKCEM, from the exons ATGGAAACAATTCAGGAGCTAGAATCAAGAATTCAGCAGAAGTCAGAACCTGAGGTTGATGAGATGCCAGGATCCATGGATGATCAAAAGGCTGAGGAAATAAGCCAGGATACAGTCATGGAAAGTGATACTAAACCAGCAATGCAAACTGAGCTGGAAACAAGTCCAGGGGCTAACCCAAATCCTGCAGAAACAAACCATGACACAAATGAGGTAACTTATGGTGACCCAGGAACCACCACTGATCCAGGTGCTACTTACCGCTGTAAAAGATGCCGCACGCTCGTCGCTACAGAAGGGTACGTTGTTACCCACAAAGTTGGTTGTGGTCAGAAGAGTTTTGCGATGCGCAGAAAGTATGATCCAGATGAGGAGGAACCTGAATGCACCTGCCTCTTTGTGCAGCCCTTGAAGTGGATGCAACCCT TCGTGGAAGGATATGTTTCGGGGAAGATCGCGTGCAGGAAATGCAACACCCGATTAGGAGAATTCCACTGGGCAGGAATGCAGTGCAGCTGCGGAGCCTGGGTCAATCCAGCTTTCAAGCTCGTCAACAGCAGGATTGATAAATGCGAGATGTAA